A window of Xylophilus sp. GW821-FHT01B05 contains these coding sequences:
- a CDS encoding MFS transporter, with amino-acid sequence MTNQNDKFAHYRIVPLVVACPLFLQNLDTSVMATALPSIASSLQVQVLHLNLAITAYLLSLAVFLPVSGWLSERFGPKRVFCGAIVFFSLGSALCGAAQSLPQLVLFRVLQGIGGAMMVPVGRLILLRSVPPERMVSAMVWFTVPGAIGRMAGPLFGGAIVTLVSWRWIFLVNIPFGLLGVLMAMRYVDGEAMAPDPTGQAPFDLLGFVLLATGLTGVLGALETAGRALVPAAVSWALAGAGLLALLAYYRHSRRRSEPLIDIAILRYPTYRAAVLGGMPLRIAIGASPFLLPLMLQLGFGLSPLKSGLLTVATAIGSLSTRTVMVRMIRAVGFRSLLLGATFMTSVFYASYGLFRPSTPHVLMFGVMLLGGLCNSMAMVTLNTLGYSEIPRPRMSHATALSSMAQQLSLSLGVVMGASLLTLTSLLRGGDAAHLQAGDFSPAFVVIGTMTMLSVLAFSRLRKEEGEELRTR; translated from the coding sequence ATGACCAATCAAAACGATAAATTCGCGCACTACCGCATCGTGCCGCTGGTGGTGGCCTGCCCCTTGTTTTTGCAGAACCTCGACACCTCGGTCATGGCGACCGCGCTGCCTTCCATCGCCAGCTCGCTGCAAGTGCAGGTGCTGCACCTGAACCTGGCGATCACCGCCTATCTGCTGAGCTTGGCGGTGTTCTTGCCGGTGAGCGGTTGGCTGTCTGAGCGCTTTGGCCCCAAGCGCGTGTTCTGCGGGGCCATCGTCTTTTTCTCGCTGGGCTCGGCCCTGTGCGGCGCGGCGCAGTCGCTGCCGCAACTGGTGTTGTTCCGCGTGCTGCAGGGCATAGGGGGCGCGATGATGGTGCCGGTCGGCCGCCTGATATTGCTGCGCAGCGTGCCGCCCGAGCGCATGGTGAGTGCCATGGTCTGGTTCACCGTGCCCGGCGCCATCGGTCGCATGGCCGGGCCGCTGTTTGGCGGCGCCATCGTCACCCTGGTGTCGTGGCGCTGGATCTTTCTGGTCAACATTCCCTTCGGCCTGTTGGGCGTGCTGATGGCCATGCGCTATGTGGATGGCGAGGCCATGGCGCCCGACCCGACAGGCCAGGCGCCGTTTGATCTGCTGGGCTTCGTGCTGCTGGCCACCGGCCTGACCGGCGTGTTGGGCGCACTGGAGACCGCCGGCCGCGCGCTGGTCCCGGCGGCGGTGAGTTGGGCCTTGGCCGGCGCCGGCCTGCTGGCGCTCTTGGCCTATTACCGCCACAGCCGTCGCCGCAGCGAGCCCCTGATCGACATCGCCATCCTGCGCTACCCCACCTACCGCGCTGCGGTGCTGGGTGGCATGCCGCTGCGCATCGCCATCGGCGCCTCGCCCTTTCTGCTGCCGCTGATGCTGCAACTGGGCTTTGGCCTGTCGCCGCTCAAATCAGGCCTGCTCACCGTGGCCACGGCCATAGGCTCGCTCAGCACCCGCACCGTGATGGTCCGCATGATCCGCGCCGTTGGCTTTCGCTCGCTGCTGCTGGGCGCCACGTTCATGACCAGCGTGTTCTACGCCAGCTACGGCCTGTTCCGGCCGAGCACGCCGCATGTGCTGATGTTTGGCGTGATGCTGCTCGGCGGGCTGTGCAATTCCATGGCCATGGTCACCTTGAACACCCTGGGCTACAGCGAAATCCCACGCCCGCGCATGAGCCACGCCACCGCGCTCTCCAGCATGGCGCAGCAGTTGTCGCTGAGCCTGGGCGTGGTCATGGGCGCATCGCTGCTCACGCTCACCAGCCTGCTGCGCGGTGGTGATGCGGCGCATCTGCAGGCGGGGGATTTCTCGCCGGCCTTTGTGGTGATCGGGACGATGACGATGTTGTCGGTGCTGGCGTTTTCGCGGCTGCGCAAGGAAGAGGGCGAGGAGCTGCGGACGAGGTGA
- a CDS encoding aldose 1-epimerase, with product MSTHPITWLHHAGQRLGLVPSLGGSVAAWQWERPEGALDLWRPWDGSTPDLYRLASFPMVPWSNRISAGGFTQDGHFHPMQPNRAGEPYPIHGDGWLQPWQLAQPAEDTLVLTLASQAFDGNPYAYEATQTFRLREGGLDQTLEVRHLGDSPLPYGLGVHPWFPRTPRTRITAPVQAVWLSGADPLPTAHSPDFPPGWDLNTGIDAQGGLIDNGYTGWGGQAHIDWPELGLRLRLAMPDFEQDGGTDQHYCLVYRPPQGPAFCFEPITHPIDAFHLPGRPGLRVLQHGETLRLAMQWRVEETIK from the coding sequence ATGAGCACACACCCCATCACCTGGCTGCACCATGCCGGCCAACGCCTGGGCCTGGTGCCCTCGCTGGGCGGCAGCGTGGCCGCCTGGCAGTGGGAGCGGCCAGAGGGCGCACTAGACCTTTGGCGCCCCTGGGACGGCAGCACGCCGGACCTGTACCGCCTGGCCTCTTTCCCCATGGTGCCGTGGTCCAACCGCATCAGCGCGGGCGGCTTCACGCAAGACGGCCACTTCCACCCGATGCAGCCCAACCGCGCCGGCGAGCCCTACCCGATCCACGGCGACGGCTGGCTGCAGCCCTGGCAACTGGCGCAGCCGGCCGAAGACACGCTGGTGCTGACGCTGGCGTCGCAGGCCTTCGACGGCAACCCCTACGCCTACGAGGCCACACAGACCTTTCGCCTGCGTGAAGGCGGCCTGGACCAGACGCTGGAAGTGCGCCACCTGGGCGACAGCCCCCTGCCCTATGGCCTGGGCGTGCACCCCTGGTTCCCGCGCACGCCGCGCACCCGCATCACGGCGCCGGTGCAAGCTGTGTGGCTCAGCGGCGCCGATCCCTTGCCCACCGCGCACAGCCCCGACTTCCCTCCCGGCTGGGACCTGAACACCGGCATCGACGCCCAGGGCGGCCTGATAGACAACGGCTACACCGGCTGGGGCGGCCAGGCCCATATCGACTGGCCCGAACTAGGCCTGCGCCTGAGGCTCGCCATGCCCGACTTTGAGCAGGACGGCGGCACCGATCAGCACTACTGCCTGGTCTACCGGCCGCCGCAGGGGCCGGCGTTTTGCTTTGAGCCGATCACGCATCCGATCGATGCGTTTCATTTGCCGGGACGGCCGGGCTTGCGGGTTTTGCAACATGGGGAAACGCTCAGGCTGGCGATGCAGTGGCGGGTCGAAGAAACTATCAAATAG
- a CDS encoding SMP-30/gluconolactonase/LRE family protein, whose protein sequence is MNAHTTLPAPALRSELRCIWPAAALLGEGCVWSPRRQALWWVDILGHHLHRWRPADGARDSWAFDEPVSAVAEYAGSNDLLLSLRRGFARFDPDTPGAAPVHLHQPAAEPAGNRFNDGKCDMQGRFWGCSMDFDCAAPSGALYRYDPDGQCSRHDSGYPVLNGPTWSLDGRTMYVNDTVRGSIYAFDFDTATGTLSRKRLWLRFAAHDGLPDGMTTDALGRLWIAHWGGACVSCHDPYSAAELFRVALPTRHITNCAFGGPELRTLFITSASTGLSEAQAAAEPLAGALFAIEIDSAGLPAAQFGASPSKEATP, encoded by the coding sequence TTGAACGCACACACCACTCTTCCCGCACCCGCGCTGCGCAGCGAGTTGCGCTGCATCTGGCCCGCCGCAGCGCTGCTGGGCGAAGGCTGCGTCTGGTCACCCCGCCGGCAAGCGCTCTGGTGGGTCGACATCCTCGGCCACCACTTGCACCGCTGGCGGCCTGCGGATGGCGCCCGCGACAGTTGGGCCTTCGATGAGCCCGTGTCCGCCGTTGCTGAATACGCCGGCTCAAACGATCTGCTGCTGAGCCTGCGCCGTGGCTTCGCCCGCTTCGATCCCGACACACCCGGTGCCGCGCCCGTCCACCTGCACCAGCCCGCAGCCGAACCCGCAGGCAACCGCTTCAACGACGGCAAGTGCGACATGCAGGGCCGCTTCTGGGGCTGCAGCATGGACTTCGACTGCGCAGCGCCCAGCGGTGCGCTCTATCGCTACGACCCAGACGGCCAATGCAGCCGCCACGACAGCGGCTACCCAGTACTCAACGGCCCGACCTGGTCGCTGGACGGCCGCACCATGTATGTCAACGACACGGTGCGCGGCAGCATCTACGCCTTCGACTTCGACACGGCCACGGGCACGCTGTCGCGCAAGCGCCTGTGGCTGCGTTTTGCCGCACACGACGGCCTGCCCGATGGCATGACGACCGATGCGCTCGGCCGGCTGTGGATTGCACACTGGGGCGGCGCCTGCGTGAGCTGCCATGACCCGTATAGCGCCGCCGAGCTGTTTCGCGTGGCCCTGCCCACGCGCCACATCACCAACTGCGCCTTCGGCGGGCCAGAGCTGCGCACCCTGTTCATCACCAGCGCAAGCACCGGCCTGAGCGAGGCGCAGGCAGCAGCCGAGCCACTGGCCGGCGCGCTGTTTGCCATAGAGATCGACTCCGCCGGCCTGCCCGCAGCGCAGTTCGGCGCCTCACCCTCGAAAGAAGCCACGCCATGA
- a CDS encoding SDR family oxidoreductase yields MTAATLAPSTYPSLRGRPVFVTGGGSGIGAAIVSAFAEQGARVAFIDIAEEASRALAGQIQAAGHAAPWWRACDVRDIAALQQAIADAAAELGDFAALVNNVASDDRHTLESVTPAYYDERMAINERPAFFAIQSVVPGMQRRGAGSVINLGSTGWQGKGAGYPCYAIAKSSVNGLTRGLAKTLGRDRIRINTVSPGWVMTERQIKLWLDAEGEKELQRNQCLPDKLQPHDIARMVLFLASDDAAMCTAQEFTVDAGWV; encoded by the coding sequence ATGACCGCAGCCACTTTGGCCCCCTCCACCTACCCCAGCCTGCGCGGCCGGCCGGTCTTTGTGACCGGTGGCGGCAGCGGCATTGGCGCGGCCATCGTCAGCGCCTTTGCCGAGCAGGGCGCGCGGGTGGCCTTCATCGACATCGCAGAGGAGGCCAGCCGTGCGCTGGCCGGGCAGATCCAGGCCGCAGGGCATGCGGCGCCCTGGTGGCGCGCCTGCGACGTGCGGGACATCGCGGCATTGCAGCAGGCCATTGCCGACGCTGCCGCCGAGCTGGGCGACTTTGCCGCGCTGGTGAACAACGTGGCCAGCGATGACCGCCACACGCTGGAGTCGGTCACGCCGGCCTACTACGACGAGCGCATGGCGATCAACGAGCGCCCGGCCTTCTTCGCCATCCAGTCCGTGGTGCCGGGCATGCAGCGGCGCGGTGCCGGGTCGGTCATCAACCTGGGCTCGACCGGCTGGCAGGGCAAGGGCGCAGGCTACCCCTGCTATGCGATCGCCAAGTCGTCGGTGAACGGCCTCACGCGCGGCCTGGCCAAGACGCTGGGGCGCGACCGCATCCGCATCAACACGGTGTCGCCGGGCTGGGTCATGACCGAGCGCCAGATCAAGCTCTGGCTAGACGCCGAGGGCGAGAAGGAGTTGCAGCGCAACCAGTGCCTGCCCGACAAGCTGCAGCCGCACGACATCGCGCGCATGGTGTTGTTTTTGGCGTCGGACGATGCGGCCATGTGTACCGCGCAGGAGTTCACGGTGGACGCGGGCTGGGTTTAG
- a CDS encoding LysR family transcriptional regulator gives MTQYTHWFIRARLKTRQLLLLVALAEEGNIHRAAQVLNMTQPAASKLLKDLEDVLEVSLFDRLPRGMRPTWYGETMIRHAREALASLNQAHDELTALKAGRFGQVSVGAITSPGLMLLPPAVALVKRDQPSLRIAIEVETSPVLLERLEQGKLDMLVARLFAEHDKANLRYEPLTEELVCAVARPGHPLLGMTGLTLRDVMSAGWIVPPAGSVLRHRFDLMYQEAGLAPPINLLESSALLFITRMLQQSDMLAVLAADVARYYASHGIVSLLPLEMPCHMDAFGLITRTDRLPSPAAKLMMQALKTASLTIYGKRLEPV, from the coding sequence ATGACGCAGTACACGCACTGGTTCATCCGCGCGCGCCTCAAGACCCGCCAGTTGCTGCTGCTGGTGGCGCTGGCCGAGGAAGGCAATATCCACCGCGCGGCCCAGGTCCTGAACATGACGCAGCCCGCCGCCTCCAAGCTGCTGAAGGACCTGGAAGACGTGCTGGAGGTGTCGCTGTTCGATCGCCTGCCACGCGGCATGCGCCCAACCTGGTACGGCGAGACCATGATCCGCCACGCCCGCGAGGCACTGGCCAGCCTGAACCAGGCGCATGACGAGCTGACCGCGCTCAAGGCCGGGCGCTTTGGCCAGGTCAGCGTGGGTGCCATCACCTCACCCGGGCTGATGCTGCTGCCGCCGGCCGTGGCCCTGGTCAAGCGTGACCAGCCCAGCCTGCGCATCGCGATCGAGGTCGAGACCAGCCCGGTGCTGCTGGAGCGGCTGGAGCAGGGCAAGCTCGACATGCTGGTGGCGCGCCTGTTTGCCGAACACGACAAGGCCAACCTGCGCTACGAGCCGCTGACCGAAGAGCTGGTGTGCGCCGTGGCGCGGCCGGGCCACCCGCTGCTGGGCATGACCGGGCTGACGCTGCGCGACGTGATGTCGGCCGGCTGGATCGTGCCGCCCGCGGGCAGCGTGCTGCGGCACCGCTTTGACCTGATGTACCAGGAGGCCGGCCTGGCGCCACCGATCAACCTGCTGGAGTCATCTGCCCTGCTGTTCATCACGCGCATGCTGCAGCAAAGCGACATGCTGGCCGTGCTGGCGGCAGATGTGGCGCGCTATTACGCATCGCACGGCATCGTGTCGCTGCTGCCGCTGGAGATGCCCTGCCACATGGACGCCTTTGGCCTCATCACCCGCACCGACCGCCTGCCCTCGCCCGCAGCCAAGCTCATGATGCAGGCGCTGAAGACGGCCAGTCTGACGATCTACGGGAAGCGGCTGGAGCCGGTCTGA
- a CDS encoding aldehyde dehydrogenase family protein: MKPDHPPLSARQYINGRWETSATTGVGVNPSDTREVVAEYARADRSQTEAAARAAAKAFGQWSHTTPQRRADTLDQIGSEILARRDELGRLLAREQGKTLPEAVREAVRAGQLFKFFAGEALRAAGEAQPSVRPGVQVDISREPVGVVGLIASWSSPLAAPAGRIAAALAHGNSLVFKPSERVPACGWALAEIISRAALPAGTFNLVIGSGREVGQTLVDSPLVDALSFTGSAATGHRVLQAATARHAKVQLAMGGKSPLVVLADADLEQAVECAVQGAYFSAGQRSTASSRLIVEAGVHEAFVARLRSRLAALQVGHALEPGTDIGPVVDGTQFERNQAAVAMAREEGAQHIWGGERQQGATPGHFMQPALFLASPTHRIASEAVFGPLACVLRADDYEHALLLANDTPTSLCAGICTRSLRHAVHFRRAARAGMVMVNLPTTDVDYHVPGGGRAGAGYGPQEQGRHAAEFYTTLKTAYTMA, encoded by the coding sequence GTGAAACCCGACCACCCTCCGCTCAGCGCACGGCAGTACATCAATGGCCGCTGGGAAACCAGCGCCACGACCGGCGTAGGCGTGAACCCTTCGGACACCCGCGAGGTGGTGGCCGAATACGCGCGCGCCGACCGCAGCCAGACCGAGGCGGCGGCCCGCGCGGCGGCCAAGGCCTTTGGGCAGTGGAGCCACACCACGCCGCAGCGCCGGGCCGATACGCTGGACCAGATCGGCAGCGAGATCCTGGCGCGCCGGGACGAGCTGGGCCGGCTGCTGGCGCGCGAACAGGGCAAGACCCTGCCGGAGGCGGTGCGCGAGGCGGTGCGCGCCGGTCAGCTCTTCAAGTTCTTTGCCGGCGAGGCGCTGCGCGCAGCCGGCGAGGCGCAGCCATCGGTACGCCCGGGCGTGCAGGTGGATATCAGCCGCGAGCCAGTCGGGGTGGTGGGCCTGATCGCCTCCTGGAGCAGCCCGCTGGCGGCGCCGGCGGGCCGGATTGCCGCCGCGCTGGCGCATGGCAACAGCCTGGTGTTCAAGCCATCCGAGCGGGTGCCGGCCTGCGGCTGGGCGTTGGCAGAGATCATCAGCCGGGCGGCGCTGCCGGCCGGCACCTTCAACCTGGTGATCGGCAGCGGGCGCGAGGTGGGCCAGACGCTGGTCGACAGCCCGCTGGTCGATGCCCTGAGCTTTACCGGATCGGCGGCCACCGGCCACCGCGTGCTGCAGGCGGCCACCGCCCGGCATGCCAAGGTGCAATTGGCCATGGGCGGCAAGAGCCCGCTGGTGGTGCTGGCTGACGCCGACCTGGAGCAGGCGGTGGAATGCGCGGTGCAAGGCGCCTATTTCTCGGCCGGCCAGCGCAGCACGGCATCCAGCCGCCTGATCGTCGAGGCTGGCGTGCACGAGGCCTTCGTGGCGCGCCTGCGCAGCCGGCTTGCTGCGCTGCAGGTGGGCCATGCGCTGGAGCCCGGCACTGACATTGGCCCGGTGGTGGATGGCACGCAGTTCGAGCGCAACCAGGCCGCGGTGGCCATGGCGCGCGAAGAAGGTGCACAGCACATCTGGGGCGGCGAGCGCCAGCAAGGCGCAACGCCCGGGCACTTCATGCAGCCGGCGCTGTTTCTGGCGTCGCCCACGCACCGGATCGCCAGCGAGGCGGTGTTTGGCCCATTGGCCTGCGTGCTGCGGGCCGACGACTACGAGCATGCGCTGCTGCTGGCCAATGACACGCCGACCAGCCTGTGCGCCGGCATCTGCACCCGCTCGCTGCGGCATGCGGTGCATTTCCGGCGCGCCGCCAGGGCCGGCATGGTCATGGTCAACCTGCCCACCACCGACGTGGATTACCACGTGCCCGGCGGTGGCCGCGCGGGCGCCGGCTATGGCCCGCAAGAGCAGGGCCGCCATGCCGCCGAGTTCTACACCACGCTCAAGACGGCCTACACCATGGCCTGA
- a CDS encoding ABC transporter substrate-binding protein: MHPNRRTFTTAVAVSSLAAVVPLGAFAQKPIVLGFSQVGAESEWRTANTESIKSAAKDAGFELKFSDAQQKQENQIKAIRSFIAQRVDVIAFSPVVESGWDTVLREAKNAKIPVVLTDRAVNAKDDTLYVTFLGSDFTEEGRKAGRWLVEKLKAQAGPVNIVELQGTVGSAPAIDRKKGFEEIIKADPKFKIIRSQTGDFTRAKGKEVMEAFLKAEGKKINVLYAHNDDMAIGAIQAIEEAGLKPAQDITIISIDGVKGAFEAMIAGKLNVSVECSPLLGPQLMSVVKDIKAGKPVPKRIVTQEGIFPMEVAAKEFPNRKY, encoded by the coding sequence ATGCACCCGAACCGCCGAACCTTCACCACCGCCGTCGCCGTCTCGTCCCTGGCGGCCGTCGTGCCCCTGGGCGCGTTTGCCCAGAAGCCCATCGTGCTGGGCTTCAGCCAGGTTGGCGCCGAGAGCGAGTGGCGCACGGCCAATACCGAATCGATCAAGTCGGCGGCCAAGGACGCCGGCTTCGAGCTGAAGTTCTCTGATGCCCAGCAGAAGCAAGAGAACCAGATCAAGGCGATCCGCTCCTTCATTGCGCAGCGGGTGGATGTGATCGCGTTCTCGCCGGTGGTCGAGTCTGGCTGGGACACGGTGCTGCGCGAGGCCAAGAACGCCAAGATCCCGGTGGTGCTGACCGACCGCGCCGTGAACGCCAAGGACGACACGCTCTACGTGACCTTCCTCGGCTCCGACTTCACCGAGGAAGGGCGCAAGGCCGGCCGCTGGCTGGTCGAGAAGCTGAAGGCCCAGGCCGGCCCGGTCAACATCGTCGAGCTGCAGGGCACGGTGGGCTCGGCCCCGGCCATCGACCGCAAGAAGGGCTTTGAGGAAATCATCAAGGCCGACCCCAAGTTCAAGATCATCCGCTCGCAGACCGGCGACTTCACGCGGGCCAAGGGCAAGGAGGTGATGGAGGCCTTCCTGAAGGCCGAGGGCAAGAAGATCAACGTGCTGTACGCGCACAACGACGACATGGCCATCGGCGCGATCCAGGCCATCGAAGAGGCCGGCCTGAAGCCCGCGCAGGACATCACCATCATCTCCATCGACGGCGTCAAGGGCGCCTTCGAAGCCATGATTGCCGGCAAGCTCAATGTGTCCGTGGAGTGCAGCCCGCTGCTGGGCCCGCAGCTGATGTCCGTGGTGAAGGACATCAAGGCCGGCAAGCCCGTGCCCAAGCGCATCGTGACCCAGGAAGGCATCTTCCCGATGGAGGTCGCGGCCAAAGAGTTCCCCAACCGCAAGTACTGA
- the chvE gene encoding multiple monosaccharide ABC transporter substrate-binding protein, with protein sequence MKRIFLKTLAASMLLGAAGLAPMAYAQDKGSVAISMPTKSSARWIADGSNMVQYFKDKGYKTDLQYADDDIPNQLAQIENMVTKGPKVLVIAAIDGSTLSDVLQKAADKGVKIIAYDRLIKGTKNVDYYATFDNFQVGVLQGAYIEKALGLKEGKGPFNVELFGGSPDDNNAFFFYNGALSVLKPYIDSGKLVVRSKQLGMDKVSTLRWDGAVAQARMDNLLSAFYTSGRVDAVLSPYDGLSIGIISSLKGVGYGTPQQPMPVVTGQDAEVPSVKSILRKEQTSTVFKDTRELAKVTVAMADAMLAGKTPEVNDTKTYNNGVKVVPSYLLKPVSVDASNWKSVLVDSGYYKESQVK encoded by the coding sequence ATGAAGCGTATTTTTCTCAAGACCCTGGCCGCCAGCATGCTGCTGGGCGCCGCCGGCCTGGCGCCCATGGCCTACGCGCAGGACAAGGGCAGCGTGGCGATCTCGATGCCGACCAAGTCCTCTGCACGCTGGATCGCCGACGGCAGCAACATGGTCCAGTACTTCAAGGACAAGGGCTACAAGACCGACCTGCAGTACGCCGACGACGACATTCCCAACCAGCTCGCGCAGATCGAGAACATGGTCACCAAGGGCCCGAAGGTGCTGGTGATTGCCGCCATCGACGGCAGCACGCTGTCGGACGTGCTGCAGAAGGCTGCGGACAAGGGCGTGAAGATCATTGCCTATGACCGCCTCATCAAGGGCACGAAGAACGTCGACTACTACGCCACCTTCGACAACTTCCAGGTGGGCGTGCTGCAGGGCGCCTACATCGAGAAGGCGCTGGGCCTGAAGGAGGGCAAGGGGCCGTTCAACGTCGAGCTGTTTGGCGGCTCGCCGGACGACAACAACGCCTTCTTCTTCTACAACGGCGCCCTGTCGGTGCTCAAGCCCTACATCGACAGCGGCAAGCTGGTGGTACGCAGCAAGCAGTTGGGCATGGACAAGGTGTCTACCCTGCGCTGGGATGGCGCGGTGGCGCAGGCACGCATGGACAACCTGCTGTCGGCCTTCTATACCAGCGGCCGGGTGGATGCCGTGCTGTCGCCGTATGACGGCCTGTCGATCGGCATCATTTCTTCGCTCAAGGGCGTGGGCTACGGCACGCCGCAGCAGCCGATGCCGGTGGTGACCGGCCAGGATGCCGAGGTGCCCTCGGTCAAGTCCATCCTGCGCAAGGAGCAGACCTCTACCGTGTTCAAGGACACGCGTGAACTGGCCAAGGTCACGGTGGCCATGGCCGACGCCATGCTGGCGGGCAAGACGCCCGAGGTGAACGACACCAAGACCTACAACAACGGCGTGAAGGTGGTGCCCTCTTACCTGCTCAAGCCGGTCAGTGTTGATGCCAGCAACTGGAAGTCGGTGCTGGTGGATAGCGGCTACTACAAGGAAAGCCAGGTCAAGTAA
- the mmsA gene encoding multiple monosaccharide ABC transporter ATP-binding protein produces MRSITKTFPGVHALDKVNLAVRAGEIHAVVGENGAGKSTLMKVLSGVYPCDSYTGDIHFEGEVRRFKGIADSEKLGIIIIHQELALVPLLSIAENLFLGNEIAHGGVIDWFAAYAKTRELLAKVGLKESPTTLVTDLGVGKQQLVEIAKALAKEVKLLILDEPTASLNENDSDALLMLLLELKRQGIASILISHKLNEIAKVADSVTVLRDGATVETMDCRAQPISEDRIIRGMVGRDMEHRYPQRTPKIGETVFEVRDWHVHHAQHADREQIKGVNLQVRRGEIVGIAGLMGSGRTEFAMSVFGRSYGQRIRGSVHMHGKQVDVSTVCKAIEHGIAYVTEDRKGAGLVLGEDIQQNICLANLDAVAKAMVIDEGRAHKVANDYRRALHLRCSGVDQPVVDLSGGNQQKVVLSKWLFTQPELLILDEPTRGIDVGAKYEIYTIIDQLASDGKGILMISSEMPELLGMCDRIYVMNEGRFVAEFPVAEASQERIMRAIVNAGSAQHGQ; encoded by the coding sequence ATGCGCAGCATCACCAAGACCTTTCCCGGCGTGCATGCGCTGGACAAGGTGAACCTTGCGGTGCGCGCGGGTGAGATCCACGCCGTGGTCGGCGAGAACGGCGCTGGCAAGTCGACGCTGATGAAGGTGTTGAGCGGCGTCTATCCCTGCGACTCCTACACCGGCGACATCCACTTCGAGGGCGAGGTGCGCCGCTTCAAGGGCATTGCCGACAGCGAGAAGCTGGGCATCATCATCATCCACCAGGAGCTGGCGCTGGTGCCGCTGCTGTCGATTGCCGAGAACCTGTTTCTTGGCAACGAGATCGCGCACGGTGGCGTGATCGACTGGTTCGCCGCCTATGCGAAGACGCGCGAGCTGCTTGCGAAAGTGGGGCTGAAGGAATCACCCACCACGCTGGTGACCGATCTGGGCGTGGGCAAGCAGCAGTTGGTGGAAATCGCCAAGGCACTGGCCAAGGAGGTGAAGCTGCTGATCCTGGACGAGCCCACCGCCAGCCTGAACGAGAACGACAGCGACGCGCTGCTGATGCTGCTGCTGGAGCTCAAGCGCCAGGGCATCGCGTCTATCCTCATTTCGCACAAGCTCAACGAGATTGCCAAGGTGGCCGATTCGGTGACGGTGCTGCGCGACGGCGCCACGGTGGAGACCATGGATTGCCGCGCGCAGCCGATCAGCGAAGACCGCATCATCCGCGGCATGGTCGGCCGCGACATGGAGCACCGCTACCCGCAGCGCACGCCCAAGATTGGCGAAACCGTGTTCGAGGTGCGCGACTGGCACGTGCACCACGCCCAGCACGCCGACCGCGAGCAGATCAAGGGCGTGAACCTGCAGGTGCGCCGCGGCGAGATCGTGGGCATTGCCGGCCTCATGGGCTCCGGGCGCACCGAATTTGCCATGAGCGTCTTTGGCCGCTCCTACGGCCAGCGCATTCGCGGCAGCGTGCACATGCACGGCAAGCAGGTGGACGTGAGCACCGTGTGCAAGGCCATCGAGCACGGCATTGCCTACGTCACCGAAGACCGCAAGGGCGCGGGCCTGGTGCTGGGCGAGGACATCCAGCAGAACATCTGCCTGGCCAACCTCGACGCGGTGGCCAAGGCCATGGTCATCGACGAAGGCCGTGCGCACAAGGTCGCCAATGACTACCGCCGTGCGCTGCATCTGCGCTGCTCGGGCGTGGACCAGCCGGTGGTGGATTTGTCGGGCGGCAACCAGCAGAAGGTGGTGCTCAGCAAGTGGCTGTTCACCCAGCCCGAGCTGCTGATCCTGGACGAGCCCACGCGCGGCATCGACGTGGGCGCCAAGTACGAGATCTACACCATCATCGACCAGCTCGCGAGCGACGGCAAAGGGATCTTGATGATCTCCTCCGAGATGCCCGAGCTGCTCGGTATGTGCGACCGGATCTATGTCATGAACGAAGGCCGTTTTGTCGCCGAATTCCCGGTGGCAGAGGCATCTCAGGAAAGAATCATGCGAGCAATCGTCAACGCAGGGAGCGCCCAACATGGCCAGTGA